The nucleotide sequence TGcacaatttttttcagatttttttgaaaccgGCAAGTTTGATTATTTTTTTAAAATTCCAAGTTCAAGTGAGCTCGGTCACCAGAGCGAAGTTCTCCTGTGTATCACATATGTTTGGTTCAAAAAATAATACTTCGTAATAAAAAATAGTACAAACCCGCCCCCCTCTCTCTGTGTCTAAGGTGGGCactttttcctttgattttataTACACGATGAATATATTTTTAGAAAAAAGTATATACGGGAATTCTTAAAAACACAATGGTTTTTAagaaaaacatgaatattttttaaaaacgtaaattttataaaatacataaaattaaTTATTATTTAAACTGCTTCTTCACAAAAGTTTTCATTAAATCTATTATAAAAAAGGAAATTGCTAAACTCGCATGGGTGACAAAAGGAAATGACGAAATAGGGAGACGGCTTAAGTTTTTTTAGTGTAGGGGAGACGGCTTAAGTGAGAAGCGGAGGAGGGGCAAGTTTTTTTTTTTAACGGAAGGAGGGGGAAGCTATGTTGTAGGCTGTCAAAGAACCGGGCCTAATAAGAGCACTCAAACTCGCTCGGCCTTGGGCTTGCACTCGGTGACAGAAAAGTTTCCAAAAGAAAGGTGACAGAAAAATGAACTGAGGGGCCTATTCCTCACCCATTCCGGCCCACGAACACATGCGCTTGCGTGTTTAATGGACAGGACGACGCAGTGGGAGGCcagtctttttttttttttttttttgccgggTGAAGGCCAGTTGGTTTGATGCCAATATATCGCTTTACCAAAAAAATTGACAAACCAACATTTAGCAAAAACAAAATTTACCATTTTTTTTCTTTGAACTAAATCCACGACAATTATTTTGGATCCCTCATCCAGATAGAAGTATTTTTTAACTTGCCAAATTGTGCAAGACAaatgttggcatcaaaccaatcgATCTCTAAGTGTCATACAGGAGCACTCCTAATCAAGTACACACTGGGACCGGGTGTTTCGCATACTCAAAGCTTGTATATACATTAAATTTCTTCTTGAAATACATGCATAATGCACACTCAAGCTTGGAGCATTTCCCGCTCAAGCCAAGTAAGAGTAGAGTGGTGGTGGATCAGACAGGTTCTCCATTTATAAACTGGGACACCATCCTGCCAAAACCCTGAAAAGGTAATAAACAACTCCCtacatcccataatataagatagtTTTTGATACTTACACGCAGACGCACCATACCCATCTAATTTTCTTGTTCAGTTGTAGCTTGTTTCCCTTCTGAAGCTGCTGCGATTTGCCTGCTTCGAGCCGTCGGCAGCGCCGCCGGGAGACACGAGGTTGCTCAGCGCCCTCGCTATCTGCAGCTTGACCTGCCCCCTCTTCGCCGGAGGCCTCTTCTccttgccgctgccgccgccgccgctgctgttgTACCGGTACTCGTACTCCATCGCCTCCGCCGTCCGATCTTCTTCTCTGCTTCTTTCGTGTTGTGTACAGTGTAATGTACTGTGGTGAAGCCAGGTGCTCATTTGTGAAGGGGGTGAGGACCTAGAGAGGTATTTATAGGCGTATGTAATGTACGTTGCCTGCACCAGTTGGTGTGTGGATCCTATATTCGTATTTATTCACTTATATCTGCAGGAATAAAGTGGCCGTGCTTTTGGGGTCATGGCGTTCCGAGTGTGAACGTATCTGAATACCGGGGGAATCCAACTATCGAAGTGTAAACGGAATCACGGAACTAAATTCACCGGAGAATTTGTGCCAATCTCAAAGATACACGCCTGCGCTTTCACCTTCTCCCAACCTCGAAGACACGCCTGCTTGATATAGTTTCTATCGACCAAAGTATATAACGCCGTGGACGGAAAATGTGTAATAAGGCCAACTCCACTgtacgaccccaaacggacgtccggtttGACCGGATTTTATCCCTTTGGGGCGTCGATGGGTTCGCCCGTGTCCAGCCTTGTCCATTGGGTCGTGCGTGCGTCCACCGCGCGGCCGCACGCCAAATCACGTCCATGTCAGAACATGATTAAAAAAACAGACAACATAAATAAAATgactaaaaaaagtaaataaacgcagTTCAATAAACATAATACTTAGTTAGGGGGgtcacggccacaaaacggcccagtttcacgTCCAAGTGACAttaataattaaacaaaaaaagaaaagaaaaacggccaccgcccgcgcgctcctgcccgtgcccgtcaatgtcgtcgccgtcgccgtcttcagtggccgccggtgtcgtcgtcgtggctgacgaggtcgacgtatgCCGACGGTGCGTGGTagacgggggcgggctggacggcgggaggtgcctgcaccacctcctcccgtggcgacgcctcccgctccgatgaccgcggcggagtggcgcaccagttcacgcccacgccggcggccatctccggagcactgcaggaccagccccacccctggcccagcagacccgggtggaacgcggccaccggctcCTCCATCTCCGGC is from Triticum aestivum cultivar Chinese Spring chromosome 1B, IWGSC CS RefSeq v2.1, whole genome shotgun sequence and encodes:
- the LOC123093811 gene encoding uncharacterized protein → MEYEYRYNSSGGGGSGKEKRPPAKRGQVKLQIARALSNLVSPGGAADGSKQANRSSFRRETSYN